The following coding sequences are from one Neurospora crassa OR74A linkage group I, whole genome shotgun sequence window:
- a CDS encoding WD domain-containing protein, whose amino-acid sequence MYALSCTDGFKYPGSEPTYITDIIPVSAGLAAVGSDQSLSIFNPLRLNQGPLKKVQTNHGNISCAEVFSVGNSIVATAGENGTVSLWDLRSDAANTPVLQIGTPGEGPGLLSLACSEQTNTLGAGTELANHQASILLWDLRSPRVAKIHYDEVHSDDVTELSFHPTNPHLLLTGSTDGLVNVCDTRITDEDEVVIAAFNHGSVHRAGFLNETEVYAVSHDERFALYDMGETVEKGSPTLDLGDIRKVVDCQYLCNVIPKVTGAGAVIGAGTQDQELFRLIHLSKNGASWSLDSETVVGLPGAHGSEIVRSFCFVDEQQVVFTAGEDSCIKAWRPSV is encoded by the exons ATGTATGCCCTTTCTTGCACCGACGGGTTCAAATATCCTGGTTCCGAACCAACCTACATCACAGACATCATCCCCGTGTCTGCTGGGCTAGCAGCCGTTGGATCCGACCAAAgtctctccatcttcaacccTCTGCGTCTCAACCAGGGACCTCTCAAGAAAGTCCAGACCAACCATGGGAACATCAGCTGCGCAGAGGTATTCAGCGTTGGAAACTCGATCGTTGCCACAGCAGGCGAGAACGGGACGGTTTCGCTCTGGGATCTGAGAAGCGATGCGGCCAACACCCCAGTGTTGCAAATAGGGACGCCAGGCGAAGGTCCCGGTTTGCTCTCACTTGCTTGCTCGGAACAGACAAACACATTAGGCGCCGGCACGGAACTGGCTAACCACCAAGCATCCATTCTTTTATG ggatCTCCGCTCCCCCCGCGTCGCCAAAATCCACTACGACGAAGTCCACAGCGACGACGTAACCGAGCTCTCCTTCCACCCCACCAACCCTCACCTCCTTCTCACCGGCTCAACCGACGGACTCGTCAACGTGTGCGACACGCGCATTacggacgaggacgaagTGGTCATCGCGGCCTTCAACCACGGCTCCGTGCACCGGGCCGGCTTCCTGAACGAGACCGAGGTGTACGCCGTGTCGCACGACGAGCGGTTCGCGCTGTACGACATGGGCGAGACGGTTGAGAAGGGCTCGCCGACGCTCGACCTGGGCGACATTCGCAAGGTGGTGGATTGCCAGTATTTGTGCAACGTTATCCCGAAGGTGACGGGTGCTGGAGCGGTAATTGGTGCCGGAACACAGGA TCAAGAACTGTTCCGGTTGATCCATCTATCGAAGAATGGTGCTTCATGGAGCCTGGATAGTGAGACTGTGGTAGGTCTTCCGGGGGCACATGGATCCGAGATTGTTCGCAGCTTTTGCTTTGTTGATGAGCAGCAAGTAGTATTTACTGCCGGAGAGGACAGTTGCATCAAGGCGTGGCGGCCCAGTGTATAA
- a CDS encoding acetyl-CoA acetyltransferase, with the protein MSTGLPSVYIVSAARTPVGSFLGQLSSLSAVQLGAHAIKSAVDRVPEIKAEDVEEVFFGNVLSAGVGQAPARQCALKAGLSNKVVATTVNKVCASGMKAIILGAQTIMTGNADIVVAGGTESMSNVPHYMQNLRTGVKYGDGGLVDGIQSDGLRDAYGKELMGVQAELCAKDHELSREAQDEYAINSYQKAQAATEAGLFKEIAPIEVPGGRGKPAIKIDRDEEVKNLNIEKLKSARTVFQAKDGTVTAPNASPINDGAAAVVLVSEAKLKELGIKPIAKILGWGDAAHEPERFTTAPALAIPKAIKHAGIKEEDVDFYEINEAFSVVALANMKILGLEPEKVNVYGGSVAIGHPLGCSGARVVTTLTSVLAEKKARIGCAGICNGGGGASAIVIENLQ; encoded by the exons ATGTCTACCGGTCTTCCCTCCGTCTACATCGTTTCTGCCGCCAGAACCCCTGTGGGGTCCTTCCTTGG TCAGCTTTCCAGCCTCTCTGCTGTTCAGCTCGGTGCCCATGCCATCAAGT CTGCCGTTGACCGCGTTCCCGAAATCAAGGCCGAGGATGTTGAGGAGGTCTTCTTTGGCAATGTCCTCTCTGCTGG TGTCGGTCAGGCTCCTGCCCGCCAGTGCGCCCTGAAGGCCGGTCTCTCGAACAAGGTGGTTGCCACCACCGTCAACAAGGTGTGCGCTTCCGGCATGAAGGCCATCATCCTTGGCGCCCAGACCATCATGACTGGCAATGCAGACATCGTTGTCGCTGGCGGCACCGAGAGCATGTCCAACGTCCCCCACTATATGCAGAACCTCCGCACTGGTGTCAAgtacggcgacggcggcctTGTCGACGGTATCCAGTCCGACGGTCTCCGTGATGCATATGGCAAGGAGCTCATGGGTGTTCAGGCCGAGCTCTGCGCCAAGGACCATGAACTGAGCCGTGAGGCCCAGGACGAGTATGCCATCAACTCGTACCAGAAGGCCCAGGCCGCCACCGAGGCTGGTCTGTTCAAGGAGATTGCACCTATCGAGGTCCCGGGTGGCCGCGGCAAGCCTGCCATCAAGATTGACCGCGATGAGGAGGTCAAGAACCTCAAcatcgagaagctcaagTCCGCCCGTACCGTCTTCCAGGCCAAGGACGGTACCGTCACTGCTCCCAACGCCTCCCCCATCAACGATGGCGCCGCTGCCGTTGTTCTTGTCTCCGAGGCTAAGCTCAAGGAGCTTGGTATCAAGCCCATCGCCAAGATCCTTGGCTGGGGCGATGCTGCTCACGAGCCTGAGCGCTTCACAACTGCCCCGGCTCTTGCCATTCCCAAGGCCATCAAGCATGCCGGtatcaaggaggaggacgttGACTTCTACGAGATCAATGAGGCTTTCTCTGTTGTTGCCCTTGCCAACATGAAAATCCTTGGCCTCGAGCCCGAGAAGGTCAACGTCTATGGTGGCTCCGTTGCCATCGGCCACCCTCTTGGCTGCTCCGGTGCTCGTGTTGTCACTACCCTCACCTCCGTCTTggctgagaagaaggccaggaTTGGCTGCGCTGGTATCTGCaacggtggcggtggtgcttCTGCCATCGTTATCGAAAACTTGCAGTAA